Part of the Candidatus Brocadia sinica JPN1 genome, CAATGAAAGATTTTCGCTTTGACCCGGCTGAACACAGATATTTCTGTTTCAATTCCTTATAGGTTCAATGAAAGCCCGACTCTGATGGAAAAGCCTTAAGTCACGAGCGTTTCAATTCCTTATAGGTTCAATGAAAGCCCATGCACAATACGATAAGCACTTACAATCGCATGTTTCAATTCCTTATAGGTTCAATGAAAGATGCCCAGGGTGAAGGTCACCCAGTAGGTGTCTGTATGTTTCAATTCCTTATAGGTTCAATGAAAGCACGATCTAATAGCACATGGTTTTTTAAGTTTGTTGTTTCAATTCCTTATAGGTTCAATGAAAGCTATCTCGCCTATATCGTTGATTGTCAGGGGAGACGTTTCAATTCCTTATAGGTTCAATGAAAGGTATCTTTGCTTCTGCCGCTGTAACCGGCTCTGATGTGTTTCAATTCCTTATAGGTTCAATGAAAGATCATGTGGTGGAATTTTTTCTAAAATTTTTTGCATGTTTCAATTCCTTATAGGTTCAATGAAAGGAGTTAAGGGATCGTATCTTAGGACGTCTTAAAAATGTTTCAATTCCTTATAGGTTCAATGAAAGACGTTTTACCGATGCAGTAAATACAAGGGTTTACGGGCCTGTTTGAGGTCAAAAACGACCACTTTTCTCGTCGATCTTCAGTCATGTAAAAAACCCGATAGGTTGACATGATGAATACAAATTGTTGTTTCATAATAGGTTAATCCTCATACTAGACCCGTCGATTAAATCTGGCATGGGTTACATTGCCCTATTTGTCACGGGTTGACAAATTCATTTGGAATATTTTTGCCGCGAATGAATACCAATTTACCCAAGTAATCAAGATCATTTTACAGGGACACGGCACACCATGTCCCTACAATACCATTCCGCAGTCAAAGTACGTTGTCCACTGGCCTTTTTTCTGTCCCGACAATTTCCTTATCCAGCCATTTTTCATTTCTTGATTTAAAGATGATAAGTGAATCCTCATCCTCTTCGTTCATTATTTTTTTCGCCCTGATCTTCAATTCTTCCAACCGGGCCTCCGTGATCTCACCTTCAAATACTGAATTCTGGATATGATGGAGATAACTCCTGCAAAGTTTCAGCATCTTCCCGCATCTTTTTTGATCCACATCATATACGGCAATAACGTACATTATTTTTCCCCACGTAAATTAACAGGGATATACAAGATATACAGGATAATGTAAATAAAAGAGGAAGGTAGTAGTGGTATTTTTTCAAAAAGCTAAATTATTGCAAAATCTCTGTCGATTAAATTTCTCTCATTTTTTTCTCTTTTGATAACGCCCCATTGATCCTGTTTATCCTGTCAATCCCTGTTTAAAGTCACCACCATATCTTAAACCCTTCATATTCCTGCTCGTCAATCAGGTGTTTTACCAATTTGTAACATTCTAATCGAATAAGATACCGGTAAGAGACCTGTCTTTCAAGTTTTTTATGGCTAATAATGGTCTTTAGCCTTTCGTCATATTCCTTGATCACGGTCTTTCTGCCCTTTTCGTTGAGGTAACAGAGATTCACCTCCATCATGAAATCATTTTCAGTAATCTGCTGGCGATTGAGCAGGGTAAATATGGTCCTGTCACTAAAGATGGGCTTAAATATCTCTGCCATGTCCAGGCTCAGAGAATACCGGCGTTCCCCTGGCTCGTGGAGATACGAGATAAGCGGGTTTAGCTGTGTATGATATATCTCACCAAGACAGGTTGTATAGACCATAGAATTGAGGTAGGAAATCAGGGCATTGACCATATTATCCGGCGGCTGCTTGATCCTGCGTTCAAATTCTATCTCCTGATCGATAATGGTGGGCCATGCCTTGTAATAGGTATTCCGGATGTTCCCTTCGAGCCCCATCAACTCCTCTACTACATTAATTTTTTCTATCTGTGCCCTAAACCCTTCAATGGTACCGATAAACTCATCCAACCCTTTGCCTCTGTTGCTGTAATATCGCAGATTCTTCAGGATGTTAAAACTGGCCGCATCAACAAACGCCCTTGCCAGTGCAATCCTCTTCTGACGGCTTGTATAATGGTTTACCTGTTTCACAAGGAGCTGCCCGGAGTTTAAGTATTCTCTTGGATAGTAACTGCCTGAATAATAACCATAGTAATTGAAGACGTGGACAGGTATGCCCTTCTGTGCCAGGTAATTAAAGAGTTTGGTATTGAAATCGATCTCACCAAAGGCGTAGAGTGCTTCAGTGTTTTCGATGGGAATAACAGACCTGGTACCATCCTCCTTCTCGAAGAAGATGGTATTTTCCTGTCGTTTCAGACGGCCGTTGTTAAAGATATAATAATTCTGTTTCATGGATATGAACAGGGATGTACAGGATAGACAGGATAAAAAAGACGTTATTCAAGAATTACACGATAAAAAGATTAAATATCCTGTTCATTCTGTCTATCCTGTTTATTCTCTCTATTTATGCAAGCGTCTGTATTCGAGCTTGGGATTTCCAAAGTTAATTAACAAACCAACTTCAACTCCCGTTGCCTTAAGATAATTGATTACTTGTGCTTTATGCTCCGGCGCTAATTTCGTAACTGCTTTCAGTTCCAAAATAACAGTATTCTCAACCAATATATCAGCAAAATACTCGCCAACTACTATCCCACGAAATTTAACATTAAGTGGAAATTGAGATTTTGTATTCAATCCCTTATCTTTTAGAGCAATAAGCAACGCCTTTTCATATACAGATTCTAAGAACCCAGCGCCAAGTTCATTGCTTACTTCAAAACATGTCTCAAGTATCTTTGCTGTTAATTCTTCATGAATCATGGCCATTATGCACCTCCTTATCTTGTTTATCCTGTTTATCCCTGTTAAATGGACTCTTT contains:
- the cas2 gene encoding CRISPR-associated endonuclease Cas2, producing the protein MYVIAVYDVDQKRCGKMLKLCRSYLHHIQNSVFEGEITEARLEELKIRAKKIMNEEDEDSLIIFKSRNEKWLDKEIVGTEKRPVDNVL
- the cas1b gene encoding type I-B CRISPR-associated endonuclease Cas1b, with protein sequence MKQNYYIFNNGRLKRQENTIFFEKEDGTRSVIPIENTEALYAFGEIDFNTKLFNYLAQKGIPVHVFNYYGYYSGSYYPREYLNSGQLLVKQVNHYTSRQKRIALARAFVDAASFNILKNLRYYSNRGKGLDEFIGTIEGFRAQIEKINVVEELMGLEGNIRNTYYKAWPTIIDQEIEFERRIKQPPDNMVNALISYLNSMVYTTCLGEIYHTQLNPLISYLHEPGERRYSLSLDMAEIFKPIFSDRTIFTLLNRQQITENDFMMEVNLCYLNEKGRKTVIKEYDERLKTIISHKKLERQVSYRYLIRLECYKLVKHLIDEQEYEGFKIWW
- a CDS encoding GxxExxY protein is translated as MIHEELTAKILETCFEVSNELGAGFLESVYEKALLIALKDKGLNTKSQFPLNVKFRGIVVGEYFADILVENTVILELKAVTKLAPEHKAQVINYLKATGVEVGLLINFGNPKLEYRRLHK